A stretch of the uncultured Desulfobacter sp. genome encodes the following:
- a CDS encoding PAS domain S-box protein gives MSRVYIINVLGYSSDEMLSGSVGYDQVIHPEDLSRVQQEVVGVSAEKNRDRFIHKPYRILTPKGDARWIEDRTDIERDEKGNIIRYRGILLDITDRKNAEKALRESEERFRLYVENSQSGVLIIDADQRIEYVNSGMAETVGYPLAEIIGRQFAFFIDDSDKKMVIDHYIRRQKGEDIPSRYEFTSIVQEKIIDIFGLDAELGDFFNRFSACLPEEDRTRFRTSVKDVAETLAPWNYEGQFIKPSGELIWFEGRSLQRKIGDKIAFYGFLADITPRKQIEESLRFTQFSFDKAAISIYYIDSKARISNVNQQAAESLGYTIEELSNMSVFDIDPLVDNTNWRAIWQKLCKGGRDNFETIHRRKDGKEIPVEITSNLLEYNGQQHSIAFVQDITERKRMAEALENRILALTQPLGDVSDIAFEDLFNLTDLQQFQDLYSEVFGVAALITHPDGTPITQTSNFTDLCENIIRKTKKGCEKCNYSDAMIGRHNPDGPNIMACLSAGLWNAGACISVGGRHIANWLIGQVRNDALDEKKIIAYAHEIGADEHDFRTAYLQVPIMSETQFENAAKVLFAVTSQLSLRAYQNVQQARFISQHKLDEEELRKLRNYLSNIINSMPSMLVAVDREGRVTQWNRQTEQVTGLNFKDAQTQPLAKVFPRLANEMENVRTSIQEGRVIKSPKISHKVAQEICYEDITIFPLVANGVEGAVIRVDNVTERVRMEEMMIQSEKMLSVGGLAAGMAHEINNPLAGMLQTAQVLSQRLMAGANIPANLKAAEAAGTTMEAIEQFMENRGIQRMIGAITESGQRVSEIVSNMLSFARKEDPVVSYDYLDKILDKTIALAATDYDLKKEYDFKQIEIIREYDDNLPAVPCQASKIQQVILNILTNGAQAMQDAGTPNAGFIIRTYGDSVKNMACIEIQDNGPGMDEKTRKKIFDPFFTTKPKGVGTGLGLSVSYFIITENHKGKMTVESCPGEGTKFMIQLPL, from the coding sequence ATAAGCCGAGTTTATATAATAAATGTTCTCGGATATTCTTCGGATGAAATGCTGTCTGGTAGCGTTGGATATGATCAGGTTATTCATCCAGAAGATCTGTCAAGGGTGCAGCAGGAAGTCGTCGGAGTCAGCGCTGAAAAAAACCGAGACCGATTTATTCATAAGCCGTATCGAATCTTGACACCAAAAGGCGACGCAAGATGGATTGAGGACAGAACCGACATTGAAAGAGATGAAAAAGGCAATATTATCCGTTACCGAGGAATTCTTCTGGACATTACAGATCGTAAAAATGCAGAAAAAGCGCTTCGAGAAAGCGAGGAGAGATTTCGTCTATATGTGGAAAATTCTCAAAGTGGCGTCCTGATCATCGATGCGGATCAAAGGATTGAATATGTAAATTCTGGAATGGCTGAAACAGTAGGGTATCCTTTGGCTGAAATAATCGGAAGGCAGTTCGCGTTCTTTATAGACGATTCGGACAAAAAAATGGTCATTGACCATTATATCCGTCGGCAAAAAGGGGAAGATATCCCTTCACGGTATGAGTTTACCAGTATTGTGCAGGAAAAAATAATCGATATCTTCGGCCTGGATGCCGAATTGGGGGATTTTTTCAATCGGTTTTCCGCCTGCCTTCCGGAAGAGGACCGCACGCGTTTTCGTACTTCCGTAAAGGATGTTGCCGAAACACTGGCCCCCTGGAATTACGAAGGGCAATTCATCAAGCCCTCGGGAGAATTAATCTGGTTCGAGGGGCGGTCCCTGCAGCGAAAAATCGGCGACAAGATTGCCTTTTACGGTTTTCTCGCAGATATTACCCCTCGCAAGCAAATAGAGGAATCCCTGCGCTTTACCCAGTTCAGTTTTGACAAAGCAGCAATCTCAATCTACTACATCGATTCAAAAGCCCGAATTTCAAATGTAAACCAACAGGCGGCTGAAAGTTTGGGCTACACAATAGAAGAATTATCCAATATGTCTGTTTTTGATATCGATCCTTTAGTGGATAACACCAATTGGAGAGCGATATGGCAAAAATTATGCAAAGGTGGCCGGGATAATTTCGAAACGATCCATAGACGTAAAGACGGAAAAGAGATCCCTGTAGAAATAACCTCAAATCTGTTAGAATATAACGGTCAACAGCATTCCATCGCCTTTGTTCAGGACATTACCGAACGTAAACGGATGGCCGAGGCCCTTGAAAATCGTATCCTGGCCCTGACCCAGCCGCTGGGAGATGTCTCTGACATTGCCTTTGAAGACCTGTTTAATTTAACCGATCTCCAGCAGTTTCAGGATCTGTATTCAGAGGTCTTCGGCGTCGCAGCCCTTATTACCCATCCTGACGGCACACCGATCACCCAGACGAGCAACTTCACGGATCTGTGTGAAAATATCATTCGAAAAACAAAAAAGGGGTGCGAAAAATGCAATTACTCCGACGCAATGATAGGACGCCATAATCCCGACGGCCCCAATATCATGGCCTGTCTGAGTGCCGGGTTGTGGAACGCAGGCGCCTGTATTTCCGTCGGCGGACGCCATATTGCCAACTGGCTGATCGGTCAGGTCCGGAACGACGCCCTGGATGAGAAAAAAATTATAGCCTATGCCCATGAAATCGGCGCAGACGAACATGACTTCCGTACGGCTTACCTCCAGGTCCCCATAATGTCTGAAACACAGTTTGAGAACGCGGCGAAGGTACTCTTTGCGGTGACCAGTCAACTCTCACTTAGGGCATATCAAAATGTTCAGCAGGCCCGATTTATTTCACAACATAAGCTGGATGAAGAAGAACTGCGCAAATTACGGAACTACCTCTCTAATATCATTAATTCCATGCCCTCCATGCTTGTTGCGGTGGACAGAGAAGGCAGGGTGACGCAGTGGAACCGTCAGACGGAGCAAGTCACCGGACTGAATTTTAAGGATGCCCAGACCCAGCCCTTGGCCAAGGTATTCCCCCGCCTGGCCAACGAGATGGAAAACGTACGGACGTCTATCCAGGAGGGCCGGGTGATCAAATCTCCTAAAATCTCCCATAAGGTGGCCCAGGAAATTTGCTACGAGGATATCACCATTTTCCCCCTGGTGGCCAACGGCGTGGAAGGAGCCGTGATCCGGGTGGATAACGTGACCGAGCGGGTAAGAATGGAAGAGATGATGATCCAGAGCGAAAAAATGCTGTCTGTCGGTGGGCTTGCCGCAGGCATGGCCCACGAGATCAACAACCCCCTGGCCGGGATGCTTCAGACCGCTCAGGTGTTATCCCAGCGGCTTATGGCAGGCGCCAATATCCCGGCTAACCTGAAAGCGGCAGAAGCCGCCGGCACTACCATGGAAGCCATTGAGCAGTTCATGGAAAACAGGGGAATACAGCGGATGATTGGAGCTATCACTGAGTCAGGACAGCGGGTATCGGAGATTGTGAGCAATATGCTTAGCTTTGCCCGGAAAGAAGACCCGGTTGTATCCTACGATTATCTTGACAAAATTTTGGACAAAACCATTGCATTGGCGGCTACCGATTACGACTTGAAAAAAGAGTATGACTTTAAGCAAATCGAGATCATCAGGGAATATGATGATAATCTGCCTGCAGTTCCCTGTCAGGCGAGCAAAATCCAGCAGGTGATCCTTAATATCCTGACCAACGGGGCTCAGGCTATGCAGGATGCAGGGACCCCCAACGCCGGGTTCATTATCCGGACCTATGGGGATTCAGTCAAAAATATGGCCTGCATAGAGATACAGGACAACGGGCCTGGAATGGATGAAAAAACCCGCAAAAAAATATTTGATCCATTTTTCACTACCAAGCCGAAAGGCGTGGGAACAGGTCTGGGCTTAAGTGTCTCCTATTTCATTATCACTGAAAATCATAAAGGGAAGATGACAGTGGAATCCTGTCCGGGAGAAGGAACTAAATTTATGATACAATTGCCTCTGTAG
- the udk gene encoding uridine kinase, translating to MDRRQSYVIGIAGGSGSGKTTIINRILQHTTPDRVAVIRHDWYYKHHPDLPSADRARVNYDHPDALDTALLVKQLRALLDGQPVTAPQYDYNTHLRRAQTLTIRPCPVIIIDGILILTDPALKAMIDLKVYVDTDPDIRFIRRMNRDIEHRGRTRESVVNQYLETVKPMHDRFVYPSRRCADIIVPGSSQNDSALDLLTTKIDRLTQ from the coding sequence ATGGACAGACGGCAATCATATGTGATCGGTATTGCAGGGGGCTCTGGGTCCGGAAAAACCACGATCATCAACAGGATACTGCAACACACAACACCTGATCGCGTTGCCGTTATCCGGCATGACTGGTACTATAAACATCATCCCGACCTGCCATCGGCCGATCGCGCCCGGGTGAATTATGACCACCCCGATGCCCTGGACACAGCCCTTTTAGTCAAACAGCTTAGGGCGCTTCTTGACGGGCAGCCGGTAACAGCCCCACAATATGATTACAACACCCATCTGCGGCGGGCGCAAACGCTCACCATCCGTCCCTGCCCAGTCATCATCATTGACGGTATCTTAATTTTGACTGACCCAGCCTTAAAGGCGATGATAGATCTTAAAGTTTATGTGGATACCGACCCGGATATCCGATTCATCCGGAGAATGAACCGGGATATTGAGCATCGAGGTCGCACCCGGGAATCCGTGGTCAACCAATACCTTGAAACGGTCAAACCCATGCACGACAGGTTTGTGTATCCTTCCAGAAGATGCGCGGACATTATCGTACCCGGCAGCAGCCAGAATGATTCAGCATTAGACCTTTTAACGACAAAAATAGACCGTCTGACCCAATAG
- a CDS encoding N-acetylmuramoyl-L-alanine amidase, with product MKIKAHRLYRDDGSKISYVRSPNQSSGTIKPRFLVMHYTAGASASSSVSWLTNRDAKASAHLVIGRDGSITQLVDFNRKAWHAGRSEWRGIQGLNSHSIGIELDNPGILKGAHGNWRTSWGRPVPDTEVFILSDGFGNSSVGWHTYTEIQLEVTREVSLALVRHYDIEEVVGHEDIAPGRKKDPGPAFPMTAFQSLIIGRDSDEAEEVFETKTDLNIRKGPGTEFEKFDEVSPLPKGTSLAILESQGLWRKVDVLDIVNNEMDIVGWVHGRYIDRK from the coding sequence ATGAAAATTAAAGCACATAGGTTATACAGAGACGATGGTTCTAAGATTTCTTATGTTCGAAGTCCTAATCAAAGCAGTGGAACAATAAAACCCAGATTCTTAGTGATGCACTACACGGCTGGTGCAAGCGCTTCAAGTTCAGTCAGCTGGTTAACGAACCGAGATGCTAAAGCTTCAGCACACCTGGTAATCGGTCGTGATGGATCAATCACACAATTAGTCGATTTTAATCGTAAAGCGTGGCATGCCGGGAGAAGCGAGTGGCGAGGGATTCAAGGGCTCAATAGCCATTCAATAGGTATCGAATTAGATAATCCCGGCATTCTTAAAGGCGCACATGGAAATTGGCGAACTTCATGGGGGCGGCCGGTTCCTGACACAGAAGTGTTCATTCTATCCGATGGTTTTGGCAATTCGTCAGTCGGCTGGCATACCTATACAGAAATACAGCTGGAGGTAACACGGGAGGTCTCGCTGGCATTGGTACGGCACTATGACATAGAGGAAGTGGTGGGTCACGAGGATATCGCGCCTGGAAGGAAGAAAGATCCCGGCCCCGCATTTCCGATGACTGCTTTCCAAAGCTTGATTATCGGACGTGATAGTGATGAGGCAGAGGAAGTATTTGAAACCAAGACGGATCTAAATATCCGTAAAGGGCCCGGTACGGAATTTGAGAAGTTCGATGAAGTATCACCGTTACCTAAAGGAACAAGCCTTGCCATTCTTGAATCACAGGGTTTGTGGCGGAAGGTGGATGTTCTTGATATTGTCAATAATGAAATGGATATCGTTGGCTGGGTTCATGGTCGTTATATAGACAGAAAATGA
- the rarD gene encoding EamA family transporter RarD translates to MINNNKKNSLTGLFCGGSAFLIWGFVPLYYKTLSHVPAHEVIIHRIVWSLIFLMPVVFFQGQWRAFTAVFRSFEQLKWLLCTALLVASNWFIFIWAIDNDMLIQASLGYYINPLISVLLGMLFLQERLRKLQSVAVFIAAAGVFYLTYRYGSFPLVSFLLAITFGLYGLMRKKLAVNSAVGLAVETFVLMIPGLIYLFYLEKTGTAAFCHVNRVTDLLLIGTALVTAIPLLLFNIGVGRLKLATIGFLQYLGPSLMFLLAVFVFEEPLSVHQLISFIFIWTALAIYALDSIRT, encoded by the coding sequence TTGATCAATAACAATAAGAAGAATTCTCTGACAGGTCTTTTTTGTGGTGGTTCTGCATTTTTGATATGGGGCTTTGTTCCCCTATATTATAAAACATTATCCCATGTTCCGGCACATGAAGTGATTATCCATCGCATTGTATGGTCCCTTATTTTTCTGATGCCGGTCGTTTTTTTTCAGGGGCAATGGCGTGCGTTTACAGCTGTTTTTAGATCGTTTGAACAGTTAAAATGGCTTTTGTGCACTGCTCTGCTTGTGGCATCCAACTGGTTTATTTTTATCTGGGCGATTGATAATGATATGTTGATTCAGGCAAGCTTGGGATATTATATCAATCCCCTGATCAGTGTATTGTTAGGTATGTTGTTTCTTCAGGAACGACTGAGAAAATTACAGTCCGTGGCAGTTTTTATTGCGGCTGCCGGCGTTTTCTACCTGACATACCGGTACGGGTCATTCCCACTTGTTTCATTTTTGCTGGCTATAACATTTGGCCTATATGGACTGATGAGAAAAAAACTTGCTGTTAATTCAGCAGTGGGATTGGCTGTAGAAACGTTTGTATTGATGATTCCAGGGTTAATCTATCTGTTTTATCTTGAAAAAACAGGTACAGCCGCTTTTTGCCACGTAAATCGGGTCACTGACCTTCTCCTAATTGGAACAGCCCTGGTTACGGCTATACCTCTTTTGTTGTTTAACATCGGTGTGGGGCGGTTAAAACTTGCCACTATCGGTTTTCTTCAGTATCTCGGACCAAGTTTAATGTTTCTGCTTGCCGTTTTTGTGTTTGAGGAACCGTTGTCAGTACACCAATTGATTTCTTTTATCTTTATTTGGACAGCACTGGCAATATATGCACTGGATTCAATCAGAACCTGA
- a CDS encoding transporter substrate-binding domain-containing protein, with amino-acid sequence MKLKKNFSENEEQPMKTRYTVLIGMIFIFFSTIPCGALELLRFSRPEGKSGVATLMGERILKEAYARLGIDFKFIEKSNLRALASANSGDTDGEFERITGLEQTYPNLIMISVPIGYVDIMVYTKEKEFAVEGWHSLAPYSIGFVRGFKLAEAKTEGMNVEVADTTEQALRMLKSGRNDVVLESRRVLCELKDLNVSGIRVLEPPIDQLVLYHYLHIRHTALAAKLEAVLMRMEQQGELKTLQKQAIHDFLELCGQ; translated from the coding sequence ATGAAACTTAAAAAAAATTTTTCGGAGAATGAAGAACAGCCTATGAAAACACGTTATACTGTTTTGATTGGTATGATATTCATATTCTTTTCTACGATTCCATGTGGGGCACTAGAGCTTTTGAGATTCTCACGTCCTGAAGGCAAATCAGGGGTGGCGACTTTAATGGGAGAGCGTATTCTGAAGGAGGCCTATGCGAGACTGGGTATTGATTTTAAATTTATAGAAAAGTCCAACTTGCGAGCCCTTGCCTCTGCCAATAGCGGAGACACGGATGGCGAGTTTGAGCGTATTACGGGACTTGAGCAAACGTATCCGAATCTAATAATGATTTCTGTTCCAATAGGCTATGTGGATATTATGGTCTATACCAAGGAAAAGGAATTCGCGGTCGAGGGGTGGCACAGTCTCGCGCCGTATTCCATCGGCTTCGTGAGAGGGTTTAAACTGGCTGAGGCCAAGACTGAGGGAATGAATGTAGAGGTAGCCGATACTACCGAACAGGCGCTTCGCATGCTCAAATCCGGCCGTAATGATGTTGTCCTGGAGAGCAGACGTGTGCTGTGTGAACTCAAAGATCTCAACGTGTCAGGCATTCGGGTTTTAGAGCCCCCAATTGATCAGCTTGTCCTATATCATTATCTCCACATACGCCACACAGCCCTGGCGGCAAAGTTGGAGGCGGTATTGATGCGTATGGAGCAACAAGGAGAATTAAAAACCCTACAAAAGCAGGCTATACATGATTTTCTGGAGTTGTGTGGGCAATAA
- a CDS encoding PAS domain S-box protein — translation MKDEDKTKSQLIAELQEMRKRVAALTQSLEDMEGIASEEMSSLSEPAYQNSQQARSILESRRISESLKLTQFCFDNADIGIFQITTNGRIFNANAYAARMLGYTTEELTKLSLPDINPFVSVDTLNEDIDRIIAPGRINFETVHIKKDGSRIPVGITSNRFEYNDQEYSVAFVQDITERKQTETSLRLAKAIFDKAPIGIWRMGPNGEILDVNDKGCESLGYSRKKLLRMKVFDVAPGFTTEHWAENIRILNEAGFKTTEAFHQNKNGKIIPVQVIENLMKFENQEFLVAFIQDITERKQNEEALREKDRLLYDIGKMVKIGGWKYDIETGKVTWTDEVSLIHDLESNQELSVEKGFVFFHGEHRKKIECAFNELHKNGRPYDLVLEFISAKGIQKWVRTTGFPIIKDGIVVQLQGALQDITERKRMEEMMIQNEKMLSVGGLAAGMAHEVNNPLAGMMQTAQVMAQRLRAGSTISANQKAAEAAGTTMEAIEQFMKARGIQNMIEAIMISGQRASEIVNGMLNFVRKDSSCVTSHDLGQILDKTIELASTDYDLKKAYDFKRIKIIREYDNDLPAVPCQVGKIQQVVFNILTNGAQAMKEAETPEPRFILRTYSDPDHDMACMEIEDCGPGMNEKVRKHIFDPFFTTKPVGMGTGLGLSVSYFIITENHNGEMTVDSSPGTGAKFIIHLPMSISRHQHET, via the coding sequence ATGAAAGATGAGGACAAAACCAAATCCCAGTTGATCGCTGAACTGCAGGAGATGCGAAAACGGGTGGCGGCCTTAACCCAGTCCTTGGAGGACATGGAGGGCATCGCCTCTGAAGAAATGTCCAGCCTGTCGGAACCGGCTTATCAGAACAGTCAGCAGGCTCGGTCTATTTTGGAAAGCAGACGAATCTCAGAATCCTTGAAGCTGACTCAGTTCTGTTTTGACAATGCAGATATTGGCATCTTCCAAATTACAACGAATGGACGTATTTTCAATGCAAATGCTTATGCCGCGAGGATGCTGGGATACACCACAGAAGAGCTGACAAAGTTGTCACTTCCCGATATTAATCCGTTTGTTTCCGTTGATACCTTGAATGAAGACATTGACAGGATCATTGCCCCGGGCAGAATTAATTTCGAAACAGTTCACATAAAAAAAGATGGTTCCAGAATCCCAGTGGGGATTACGAGCAATAGGTTCGAATACAATGACCAAGAGTATTCTGTTGCCTTTGTACAGGACATTACCGAACGGAAACAAACCGAGACATCGCTGCGCCTTGCCAAGGCCATTTTCGATAAAGCTCCCATCGGCATCTGGCGGATGGGACCTAATGGAGAAATCCTTGATGTAAACGATAAGGGATGCGAAAGCCTTGGCTATTCACGGAAAAAACTCCTGCGCATGAAGGTCTTTGATGTTGCGCCCGGATTCACAACGGAGCACTGGGCAGAAAATATTAGAATACTGAATGAAGCCGGGTTTAAAACTACAGAAGCCTTTCATCAAAATAAAAACGGAAAGATTATCCCTGTCCAGGTTATTGAAAACCTGATGAAATTCGAAAACCAAGAATTCCTTGTGGCATTTATCCAGGACATTACTGAACGCAAACAGAATGAAGAAGCGCTGCGGGAAAAGGATAGACTGCTTTATGATATCGGCAAGATGGTCAAAATTGGTGGGTGGAAATACGATATCGAAACAGGTAAGGTAACATGGACAGACGAAGTAAGCCTAATACATGACCTTGAATCAAATCAGGAGTTGAGTGTTGAAAAAGGCTTTGTTTTTTTCCATGGCGAACACCGGAAAAAAATTGAATGCGCCTTTAATGAACTGCATAAAAATGGTCGCCCTTACGACTTGGTGCTTGAATTCATATCTGCCAAGGGAATTCAAAAGTGGGTGCGGACTACCGGTTTCCCAATAATAAAAGACGGGATAGTGGTTCAATTGCAGGGTGCGCTTCAAGATATCACCGAACGGAAACGCATGGAAGAGATGATGATCCAGAACGAAAAGATGTTGTCGGTGGGAGGACTGGCCGCAGGCATGGCACACGAGGTTAATAACCCCTTAGCCGGCATGATGCAGACCGCTCAGGTGATGGCTCAGCGGCTCAGGGCAGGTTCTACTATCTCGGCTAACCAGAAAGCGGCTGAAGCTGCCGGCACTACCATGGAGGCCATTGAACAGTTCATGAAGGCCAGGGGCATACAAAACATGATAGAAGCAATTATGATTTCAGGCCAGCGGGCATCGGAGATTGTGAACGGTATGCTCAACTTTGTCCGGAAAGACAGTTCGTGCGTAACCTCACATGATCTTGGCCAAATTCTGGATAAAACCATTGAACTTGCATCTACGGATTATGATCTAAAAAAAGCATACGACTTTAAGCGAATTAAGATTATCAGAGAATATGATAACGATTTGCCAGCCGTTCCCTGTCAGGTCGGTAAAATCCAGCAGGTGGTGTTCAATATCCTGACCAACGGGGCCCAGGCCATGAAGGAGGCCGAAACCCCTGAGCCCAGGTTCATCCTCAGGACCTATTCCGATCCGGACCACGACATGGCCTGTATGGAAATAGAGGATTGCGGCCCTGGAATGAATGAAAAAGTTCGCAAACATATATTTGACCCCTTTTTCACCACCAAACCGGTAGGAATGGGGACAGGGTTGGGGCTCAGTGTTTCCTATTTCATCATCACCGAAAATCATAATGGGGAAATGACAGTCGATTCCAGTCCGGGAACAGGAGCTAAATTTATTATACATCTGCCTATGTCAATAAGCAGACATCAACATGAAACTTAA
- a CDS encoding ferritin family protein, producing the protein MAYNYNAAEAFEMAIQIEKNGAAFYRKAAALQTKDEDKKFLETIAKMEDRHQGGFEEMKTALSDAEKSQTVFDPNEEMSLYLKAMADAHGGEGNPDVTAQLTGEESMTQIIKTAIDLEKESILFYIGLKDMVPPKLGREKIDEIIQEEQKHVAQLTGFLNKAEG; encoded by the coding sequence ATGGCTTACAATTATAATGCAGCAGAAGCATTCGAAATGGCTATCCAGATTGAAAAAAATGGGGCAGCTTTCTACAGAAAGGCAGCCGCTCTTCAAACAAAAGATGAAGACAAAAAGTTTCTTGAAACAATTGCAAAAATGGAGGATCGACATCAAGGAGGGTTTGAAGAAATGAAAACCGCTTTGTCAGATGCGGAGAAAAGCCAGACGGTGTTTGATCCAAATGAAGAAATGTCATTGTATTTGAAAGCCATGGCCGATGCCCATGGTGGCGAAGGTAACCCAGATGTGACAGCGCAACTTACGGGTGAAGAATCTATGACCCAAATTATTAAGACGGCCATTGATTTGGAAAAGGAATCGATTTTATTTTACATCGGGCTTAAAGATATGGTTCCGCCAAAACTGGGGCGTGAAAAGATAGATGAGATTATTCAAGAAGAACAAAAGCATGTTGCTCAACTCACAGGCTTTCTTAACAAAGCTGAAGGTTAA
- a CDS encoding PAS domain-containing protein encodes MNRNENSEVFLTVLDGVLTPIVYINSELQYVFVNKAYMDWYELEREEIEGKYIRDILASDVYERALPNYQAVLKGQSIYFENKTVRKSEEKYVSVRMIPHAVNDEVIGFFSTITDITELKLSEMKNKKLIEELSESLAEVKMLSGLLPICSSCKKIRDDKGYWNNLELYIETHSDAQFSHGLCPECSDKLYGDQDWYIKRKKKREYD; translated from the coding sequence ATGAACCGTAATGAAAATAGCGAAGTTTTTTTAACCGTGCTCGACGGTGTCCTTACACCGATAGTGTACATCAATTCCGAATTACAGTATGTTTTTGTCAATAAAGCCTACATGGATTGGTATGAATTAGAAAGAGAAGAAATAGAAGGCAAATATATCCGCGATATTTTGGCTTCTGATGTTTATGAGCGAGCACTGCCGAATTATCAAGCCGTCCTCAAAGGTCAATCCATTTATTTTGAAAATAAAACGGTTCGCAAGAGTGAAGAAAAATACGTTAGCGTTAGAATGATACCTCATGCAGTAAACGATGAGGTGATTGGTTTTTTTTCCACGATCACGGATATTACGGAACTCAAACTTTCAGAAATGAAAAATAAAAAACTGATTGAAGAACTGTCAGAATCACTTGCCGAGGTCAAAATGCTTTCGGGATTGTTGCCTATTTGTTCTTCTTGTAAAAAAATACGTGATGACAAAGGATATTGGAATAATTTAGAGCTATATATTGAAACACATTCTGACGCACAGTTCAGTCACGGTCTTTGCCCTGAGTGCTCAGACAAGCTTTATGGTGATCAAGACTGGTATATCAAAAGAAAAAAAAAGAGAGAATATGATTAG
- a CDS encoding DUF2235 domain-containing protein: protein MANIVICADGTWNRPEEDIQKDFPTNVLKLSRAIKPSADGVKQHVFYDWGLGSYHSNVSAGATGRGIHKNIMDGYRYIVQNYAPEDKIFLFGFSRGAYTVRALSGFINNCGILKRSEARLIAEAWKIYKSPVKKNRPEETAALDFRNKYSHPSRNVHFIGVWDTVGALGIPFSFMGLFESHDEFYDTKMGANISIARHAMAIDEQREDFEPTIWLSRPGIDLKQVWFAGVHTDIGGSYPPDKENGIRSSDTTLEWMLDEAQAAGLGIEPHLRTNITDGSQGKLHKSRNHVYRFKSPLHRPLVMKDKPTKIHPSVKLRYETDPDYRPPKLKELVENYGWEDLDVGV, encoded by the coding sequence ATGGCAAATATAGTTATTTGTGCAGATGGAACTTGGAACCGCCCGGAAGAGGACATCCAAAAAGATTTCCCGACCAATGTATTGAAACTGTCCCGTGCCATTAAACCTTCCGCCGATGGCGTCAAGCAGCATGTCTTTTACGATTGGGGTTTAGGTTCTTATCACAGCAACGTTAGTGCCGGGGCGACTGGTCGCGGAATTCATAAGAACATAATGGATGGATATCGTTACATAGTTCAGAATTATGCTCCTGAAGACAAGATATTTCTGTTTGGCTTCAGCAGAGGCGCATATACCGTGAGAGCCCTAAGCGGTTTTATTAATAACTGTGGCATTTTGAAACGTTCTGAGGCCCGTCTTATTGCCGAAGCTTGGAAGATTTATAAAAGTCCGGTAAAGAAAAACCGTCCAGAAGAGACTGCGGCTTTAGATTTCAGGAATAAGTATAGCCATCCCTCGCGTAATGTTCATTTTATAGGTGTCTGGGACACCGTTGGCGCGTTGGGTATTCCTTTCAGCTTTATGGGGTTGTTTGAAAGCCATGACGAGTTCTATGATACCAAGATGGGGGCAAACATATCGATTGCTCGACACGCAATGGCAATTGATGAGCAACGTGAGGATTTCGAACCCACAATTTGGCTTAGTAGACCTGGGATCGATTTAAAACAGGTCTGGTTCGCAGGCGTTCATACGGACATCGGAGGCTCGTACCCACCTGACAAGGAAAACGGAATCCGGTCATCTGACACCACTCTTGAATGGATGCTGGACGAAGCGCAAGCTGCCGGTCTGGGCATAGAGCCGCATCTTCGGACCAACATAACTGATGGTAGTCAAGGCAAATTGCATAAGTCCCGCAACCATGTTTATCGATTCAAATCCCCTCTACATAGACCGCTCGTAATGAAAGATAAACCAACAAAAATACACCCAAGCGTAAAATTGCGGTACGAGACGGACCCCGACTACCGACCACCGAAATTAAAGGAATTGGTAGAAAATTACGGTTGGGAAGATTTGGATGTCGGTGTATAA